The Bos indicus x Bos taurus breed Angus x Brahman F1 hybrid chromosome 10, Bos_hybrid_MaternalHap_v2.0, whole genome shotgun sequence genome has a segment encoding these proteins:
- the SPESP1 gene encoding sperm equatorial segment protein 1, whose translation MMPMKFLVLLVALLLWPSSLPAYRRVTVTPDEEQNLNHYVQVLQNLILSVPTKEPGRQKKSKSPNNANFIGPRVSRVKELKYTHDVGPGDNDVLINPVSEETTTFPTRGFTLEIDKKKRTKSTAFWSIKPSNVSVVLHAKEPFIEKDEPEPEPEPEPEPEPEPVEHRTGAPTQVPSVTEPSQDVTSLSGSTDLGTATEEEDVPQLSGDNEMDYLESHDMYNEDVLKRIADINSQLHHVPLPESYKPEYRADIRASKEHLKRSLALAIAAEHKLEKMYKSQMLPQGRSSGGVYDIITVINMLYSSRYKLSEYLDIKYVPLEMRGKATVVVHTLKRILCVGHGEETHNLLKQLLNNNIRILHILDTHDKDDSS comes from the coding sequence gaGTAACTGTGACGCCTGATGAAGAACAAAACTTGAATCATTACGTACAAGTTTTACAGAACCTAATACTAAGTGTTCCCACTAAGGAGCCAGGTCGTCAGAAAAAATCAAAGTCTCCAAATAATGCTAATTTCATAGGACCGAGAGTATCAAGAGTTAAGGAGCTAAAATATACACATGATGTAGGTCCAGGTGACAATGATGTTTTAATCAATCCTGTCAGTGAAGAAACTACAACTTTCCCTACTAGGGGCTTCACACTGGAAATAGACAAGAAAAAACGTACTAAAAGCACAGCATTCTGGTCGATTAAaccaagtaatgtttctgttgttttacatGCAAAAGAACCTTTTATTGAGAAAGAcgagccagagccagagccagagccagagccagagccagagccagagccagtTGAACATCGCACTGGGGCACCAACGCAAGTGCCAAGTGTTACTGAACCAAGTCAAGATGTCACCTCTTtaagtgggagcactgacttgGGTACCGCCACGGAAGAAGAAGATGTTCCTCAGCTCTCAGGTGACAATGAAATGGATTATCTTGAATCACATGACATGTATAATGAAGACGTTTTGAAAAGAATTGCAGATATTAATTCACAGTTGCATCATGTCCCTCTTCCTGAGAGCTACAAGCCAGAATATAGAGCGGACATTCGAGCTTCTAAAGAACACCTAAAACGAAGCCTTGCTCTAGCCATAGCAGCAgaacataaattagaaaaaatgtataaatccCAGATGTTACCACAAGGACGAAGCAGTGGTGGAGTTTATGACATTATAACTGTTATTAACATGCTGTATAGTTCTAGATATAAATTATCTGAATATTTAGATATAAAATATGTTCCATTAGAGATGAGAGGAAAAGCTACTGTAGTAGTCCATACATTGAAAAGAATACTATGTGTTGGTCATGGAGAAGAAACTCACAACCTCCTTAAGcagttattaaataataatataagaatTTTACACATACTTGATACTCATGACAAAGATGATTCAAGCTAA